CGCGCGTACTCGCTAGAGCCTGCGCCGAATCGAGCTGGCGAACGTCTTCCCCCAAGGCATCACTGGCTTCTTCCAGCACGTGCGCCGACAGCGCCTGGAGCATGCCCGTGCGCTGGGCGCCCTGCCCCGGAAACACCAGCAGGCTGCTCATGCCACAGCCTGCCAAGGGTCGAGTACAAGGTGCGCGCCGCTGCTGGTTTTGAGCAGCACACGGCGTGAGCCGCGCGCCCATTCGCGCAAGGCCACGGCGCCAAACGGGGTTTGCAGTTGCAGGTCTACGGTACAGGGCGCGGTGTCCAGAATCGCCAGCAGGTCCTCGGCATCGCCGCGCTCGAGACGCTGGGGCGTGCGCAGGATCAAGTCCAGATCGCTCTGCTCATGCAGCGCCTCAATGCCGCTGGCCAACTCGAAACCCGCACTGCCGGTGATACCCCACGTCTCTTGCGCCAACACCGGCCGCAGTAGATCGAGTGCGCGCAACGCCGGTAAATTCCTTGGCGAGATCACCCCGCACAAGGCTTCCGGCGTCACTCGCCGCTGCACGGCCGCAACAGGCATCACTGCCGCCAGGCGCTGCTCACGCAAACGCCCGCGCACGCCGACGGCGACTTGGCCGGGCTCAGCGATGGCGCGGCGCACCACCACCAGGTGGCCGGCGCTGATCGCGTCCACCGCCCAGGCCGGTGCATCGGCGGGCAAATGCGCCGGGGTCATGCCCCAGAGCAAGTCGTGGGCGTTCACCATTGTTCCCGCAGCAGTTGGCGCACGTGGCTGGAGGCGGCGCGGTTGGTGGCGCCCAGGCGCCCGCTCAAATCCTGGCTGCTGACATCCTTGATCGCACTGATCAGGCAATCGCTGACCCGCACCACATCGTCCGCCGTCGGCTGTTCAATCTGGGTCACCGACAGGGTTTCCCAGAGCAGACCGAGGCTGGCATAACTGTCGATGTCATAAGCCATGGGCGGCACGCTCGCAGCCAGGGCTTCCAGCTCTTCGACGCTGCGCAAGGTCACCCGCGCCGCCGAGGCCTTGCCCATGGCGTGCACCATCACGCCGGGGTCACGCAGGGCGATCAAACGGTTGGCCTGGTAGCCGTGGGCGAGGAACGCGCCGGACATGGCCTTGCCCACCAGCAGCGCGATCACCGGGTGCCCGGCCAACCGCGCGCGAGCGTAACTGTCGGCGGCGGCGGCCAGGGCCTGATGAATGCCCAGGGCTTCTTCGCGACGGCCATAGGCTTGGCTGGGCACGTCGACGATGGCGATGATCGGGCGCTTGTCGCCGCGAGCGATGGCGTCGTCCACGGCTTTGGCCAGGCCCCAACCTTCCAGCAGGCCAACTTCACCATTACGCGCACGCGGGAAGCGGTTTTGTGCGTCGGTGACCACGGCGATGAAGCGCACGGGCCGCTCACCCAAGACGCCGTCGGCGACTTTCAGCGAGGCTGGCAAACCGTCCACCGGCGTGGCGCCGGCGCTCAAAGCGTTGAACCACTGCAAGCCTCTCATGAGCGCTCTCCTTGATACAGGTCGCGAACCGTCGCCGCGTCGATCTGCGGCGTAGCATCCAGCTCGGCCAGGCGCGCCAGGTAGAACTCGACCTGACGGCTGCGTTGTTGTGTGGGCAAGCCTTGTTGCAGCAGCTCGGTAACGGTCTGCTGAATCTGCGCCACATCGTCCGCCACGTAGCAGTCGGCCAAGCCGCTGTTGAAACGTTGCTCGCCGCCCGTGAGGCTCCAGATAAACGGGCGGTCGCGGGAGTCGTATTCGTCCAGCCCGGCTTCCTGCTCGATCACTTGCGGACCATTCAGGCCCAGGCGCGCTTCGCGGGTCACCACCAGATAGCTGCACAGCCCAGCGGCGATGGACATGCCGCCAAAGCAGCCGACACTGCCCGCCACCACGCCCACCACCGGCTGGTACTGGCGCAGATCGACAATCGCCGCGTGGATGTCGGCAATCGCCGCCAGGCCGAGGTTGGCTTCCTGCAGGCGCACGCCGCCAGTCTCCAGCAGCAGTACCGCGCGCGTCGGGACGCCCTTGCGGTTGTCTTCAGCCGCCAGTTCCAAGGCACCGGCGATTTTCGCGCCGCCGACTTCACCGAGGCTGCCGCCCTGAAAGTTGCCTTCGATAGCGGCCACCACCACCGGCTTTCCGGCGATGCTACCTTTGGCGATCACCACGCCGTCATCGGCCTGGGGCACTACACCTTGGCGGCTGAGCCAGGGCGACATCACGCGTTGGAACGGGTCGATCAGTTCGCGATACGTGCCGGCGTCCAGCAAGGCCTTGGCCCGCTGCCGTGCACCGAGTTCCACGAAGCTGTGTTTGCTGAGCAAGTCAGTCATGGCCGATCTCCTCGAAGCCCTGCTCCAGGCGCAAACGCACCACGCCGGGCGTGGCACCGAAATCGTGGATATCGATCTTCAAGGCCGGAGGTGTGTGCTCCTGGAAAATCCGTTCAAACAGATGCTGCCAGCGCTGTTCGGCGCCATTCACCGAGGTCTGCACCTGAATGGTCAGGGTGCCAGGCGTGCCCGGTTCCAGCAGCACTTCCAGGTCGCCGGAGCCGACGCAACCCACCAGCGCACGGCCTTTTGGCGGCTGCCCGGCGGGGAATTCAAAGGATAAGGTTTCCATCAAAACGCTCCGTCGAGGCGGTCGATAAACAGGCAGGCGGCCAACAGGTCGGCGGCGCCGCCGGGGGAGGCATTCAGGGCCAGCAATTGGTCGTCGAGTTCGTGCAGTTGGCGGCGACCGGCGAGGCTTGCGCTGCCGCCTGCGTCCAGCACGGCTTGGGCGCCGCGTTGCATGGCGAGCAGGCCTTCGGTGCCGGCGCGGTAGAGCACGCAAGTGTCGGCGAGGTCAGTCATGATCGCTAGCAAAGCGTCCAGGCGCGCGTTCTGTTCGCCAGCGTTTTGCAGGCGGCTTTTGTGCAGTTGCGGCAGGCCACGTTGCATCACGGACGGGAAGCCCAGTTGTGCTTCTTCACGGGCACCGCGCGCGCCGTAGCGCTGGGCGACTTGGGCGCCGTGGCTCATCGGCTGCGGCGCGTAGCGGTCGTTAAGCAGGGCCAACTTTGCCGCCGTCAGCGTGACGGCCCGAGGCTCCAGCGCCGCCGCAGCGGTGAGCAAACCGAGGGCCCAGATCGCGCCGCGATGGGTGTTCACACCCTTGGTGGTGGTGAGCATCGCCTGCTCGCCTTCCCGGCCGATGCGCCCA
The sequence above is a segment of the Pseudomonas sp. R76 genome. Coding sequences within it:
- the mdcE gene encoding biotin-independent malonate decarboxylase subunit gamma; its protein translation is MRGLQWFNALSAGATPVDGLPASLKVADGVLGERPVRFIAVVTDAQNRFPRARNGEVGLLEGWGLAKAVDDAIARGDKRPIIAIVDVPSQAYGRREEALGIHQALAAAADSYARARLAGHPVIALLVGKAMSGAFLAHGYQANRLIALRDPGVMVHAMGKASAARVTLRSVEELEALAASVPPMAYDIDSYASLGLLWETLSVTQIEQPTADDVVRVSDCLISAIKDVSSQDLSGRLGATNRAASSHVRQLLREQW
- a CDS encoding biotin-independent malonate decarboxylase subunit beta yields the protein MTDLLSKHSFVELGARQRAKALLDAGTYRELIDPFQRVMSPWLSRQGVVPQADDGVVIAKGSIAGKPVVVAAIEGNFQGGSLGEVGGAKIAGALELAAEDNRKGVPTRAVLLLETGGVRLQEANLGLAAIADIHAAIVDLRQYQPVVGVVAGSVGCFGGMSIAAGLCSYLVVTREARLGLNGPQVIEQEAGLDEYDSRDRPFIWSLTGGEQRFNSGLADCYVADDVAQIQQTVTELLQQGLPTQQRSRQVEFYLARLAELDATPQIDAATVRDLYQGERS
- a CDS encoding malonate decarboxylase subunit delta — its product is METLSFEFPAGQPPKGRALVGCVGSGDLEVLLEPGTPGTLTIQVQTSVNGAEQRWQHLFERIFQEHTPPALKIDIHDFGATPGVVRLRLEQGFEEIGHD
- a CDS encoding triphosphoribosyl-dephospho-CoA synthase; amino-acid sequence: MRALKLHELSLADRLADMAVDALIDEADLSPKPALVDRRGNGAHSDLHLGLMHASALSLWPMFKEMAEAALEFGEVGLPLREALGRIGREGEQAMLTTTKGVNTHRGAIWALGLLTAAAALEPRAVTLTAAKLALLNDRYAPQPMSHGAQVAQRYGARGAREEAQLGFPSVMQRGLPQLHKSRLQNAGEQNARLDALLAIMTDLADTCVLYRAGTEGLLAMQRGAQAVLDAGGSASLAGRRQLHELDDQLLALNASPGGAADLLAACLFIDRLDGAF
- a CDS encoding malonate decarboxylase holo-ACP synthase: MVNAHDLLWGMTPAHLPADAPAWAVDAISAGHLVVVRRAIAEPGQVAVGVRGRLREQRLAAVMPVAAVQRRVTPEALCGVISPRNLPALRALDLLRPVLAQETWGITGSAGFELASGIEALHEQSDLDLILRTPQRLERGDAEDLLAILDTAPCTVDLQLQTPFGAVALREWARGSRRVLLKTSSGAHLVLDPWQAVA